The proteins below are encoded in one region of Lactuca sativa cultivar Salinas chromosome 3, Lsat_Salinas_v11, whole genome shotgun sequence:
- the LOC111894305 gene encoding RNA polymerase II transcriptional coactivator KELP: MDPEMAKKIEETVLEVLKDSDMDSTTEFQVRKAASEKLGVDLSVSERKKLVRNVVQTYLEEQQAKAEAGDKAVEADEPEEVEEEEEDSEDEKKKRKKGDKEYDEEGDLIFCRLSDKRRVTLTEFKGKHLVSIREYYKKDGKELPSSKGISLTAEQWSTFSKNVPAIEKAINKMEARLN, translated from the exons ATGGATCCCGAAATGGCAAAGAAGATTGAGGAAACGGTGCTGGAGGTGCTGAAGGATTCAGATATGGATTCTACGACGGAATTCCAAGTTCGGAAAGCAGCTTCCGAGAAGCTCGGAGTGGATTTATCGGTGTCTGAACGGAAGAAGCTCGTTCGAAATGTCGTCCAGACGTACCTTGAGGAACAACAGGCGAAAGCAGAGGCTGGTGATAAGGCGGTCGAAGCAGACGAAccagaggaagtggaggaagaagaagaagatagcgaggatgaaaagaagaagaggaagaaaggCGATAAGGAATACGACGAAGAAGGAGATCTTATCTTCTGCAGA CTGTCAGATAAGAGAAGGGTGACTCTTACTGAATTCAAAGGAAAACATTTGGTGTCTATAAGGGAGTACTACAAAAAAGATGGTAAAGAGCTTCCTAGTTCTAAAG GTATCAGTTTGACTGCTGAGCAGTGGTCAACTTTCAGCAA